One region of Brassica napus cultivar Da-Ae unplaced genomic scaffold, Da-Ae ScsIHWf_1084;HRSCAF=1548, whole genome shotgun sequence genomic DNA includes:
- the LOC125595707 gene encoding uncharacterized protein LOC125595707, which produces MRHHLIEGLKDQYMTIESPLDLWNALKHRYDHQKMVLLPKARHDWMHLRFMDFKSVDEYNSALFKIVSILRLCGEEVSDVMMLEKTYTTFNQSNSVLQQQYRTKAPLPEAHDVERKYPKETNYAQDNRKPYGQGRGGYRGRRRDNHNGRDNYSAGRRGNHHNRGRGSNYGRGRGSYGRGRGGISKPSYTSKSLCHRCGMDNHWAKNCRTPKHLCELYQESIKNKNPEANMIQENGQDDKGYDADNESDRDSKDDQMDFETSDCLKD; this is translated from the exons atgcgccatcatctcatCGAAGGTCTTAAGGATCAGTACATGACAATTGAGAGTCCACTCGATCTTTGGAATGCTTTAAAGCACAGATACGATCACCAAAagatggtgttgcttccaaaggcaagACACGACTGGATGCATCTCAGGTTCATGGATTTtaagtccgtggacgagtataactcagCCTTGTTCAAAATCGTTTCTATACTAAGGCTATGTGGTGAAGAAGTGTCCGATGTGatgatgcttgaaaagacctaTACGACTTTCAATCAATCGAATTCTGTGTTGCAGCAGCAGTACAGGACAAAAG CACCATTACCCGAAGCCCATGATGTGGAAAGGAAATATCCCAAAGAAACCAACTACGCCCAAGACAACAGGAAACCATACGGTCAAGGCCGTGGTGGGTACAGGGGACGTAGACGTGACAATCATAACGGTAGAGATAACTACTCAGCCGGCCGAAGGGGAAACCAccataaccgtggtcgtggttccaattacggtCGGGGCCGAGGGAGTTATGGCCGTGGacgaggtggcatatccaaaccatcttacacgtccaaGTCTTTATGTCACAGATGCGGGATGGACAATCACTGGGCCAAGAACTGTAGAACTCCAAAGCACTTGTGCgaactctatcaagagagtatcAAGAACAAGAATCCGGAGGCAAATATGATCCAAGAGAACGGTCAAGATGACAAGGGatatgatgctgacaatgaatcCGACAGGGACAGCAAAGATGACCAAATGGATTTTGAGACGTCTGACTGTCTAAAGGACTAG
- the LOC106350254 gene encoding uncharacterized protein LOC106350254, with product MAKSNRNTRRTVNETPEGSASNVARNEAGTEEARNAAQNAANLNNAAAAGAAAGAAAAPVGLEAVLAMLAQVLARLPAAVAPPVAAPVAEEAENVVPDGEEVHVVRNPSYLKVMDHMQKLGTKFFLGGSKPKEADQWIDRIGRNFKSIRCPLAYKKDIAVHYLDGDAHTWWRGVAARIGAEHCTWANFKTEFRGKYFPPEAFDQLEGAFLRLEQGSMTVREYEAEFNSLKKYAGREAESEISLVRKFMRGLRVDLRTRCKIRNYDTVAELVEKAAEQEAGISEEAKVFGTVAHVHPGKHAGKNQKPVKAGSSSKPNATGRSACSTCGKMHSGVCRAASGACHRCGSMDHKVRDCPEEDLRPKSQNKGAGERVCYNCGEAGHYKNQCPKDAQFAGKRPSDGPLPAAKRQAIMPRVYTISDESMNPSTSHPITGESSYLSPFVQGEYVGTLVMGRVATHVLFDSGASHCFVQPEMIGIGEFLKEPEEEVRVVRAAGGQIMYTSGKIRNVSVMIGGVNMPADLVVCPVKSYDVILGMDWLSKYKAHLDCHRGRVQFEIGNGKLVYQGVRPTNGSLIISALQAERMLKKGCEAYLASITTVEVGPDPELEGIPIVKEYDDVFESLIGLPPDRADPFTIELEPGTKPITKAPYRMAPAEMAELKKQLDELMEKGFVRPSSSPWGAPVLFVKKKDGSFRLCIDYRGINRVTVKNKYPLPRIDELLDQLRGASCFSKIDLASGYHQIPIAEEDVRKTAFRSRYGHYEFVVMPFGLTNAPAAFMKMMNNVFRDYLDEFVIVFIDDILIYSKNQEEHKDHLRKVLDRLREHKLFAKLSKCSFWQREIGFLGHVVSDKGVSVDQGKIKAIADWPRPRNATEIRSFLGLAGYYRRFVKGFASMAQPLTKLTGKDVQFVWTEGCDASFSKLKEMLTTTPVLALPMDNEPYVVYTDASKVGLGCVLMQQGKVIAYASRQLRKHEGNYPTHDLEMAAVVFALKIWRSYLYGAKVQVFTDHKSLKYIFTQPELNLRQRRWMELVADYDLDIAYHPGKANLVADALSRKRVASASEKDMEELVHMVGTLRLAALTDELEPLGLGAADQADLLSRVRLAQEKDEDLMKASKNEKTEYQTSNNGTILVNGRVCVPNDIGLRDEILKEAHQSKFSIHPGANKMYRDLKRYYHWVGMKRDVAKWVAGCPICQMVKAENQVPSGLLQSLPIPEWPWDKITMDFVTGLPMRNGKDSIWVIVDRLTKSAHFLAINKTDNAAVLAKLYVEQIVRLHGVPVSIVSDRDSKFYSAFWRAMQKSMGTKVHMSTAYHPQTDGQSERTIRTLEDLLRSCVLDWGDKWDQYLHLAEFSYNNSYHASIGMSPYEALYGRPCRTPLCWTQVGERSIFGRDFVEETTERIRVLKLKMKESQDRQKSYADRRRKDLEFEVGDMVYLKTVTYKGKDRSSKNAKLSPRYMGPYKILERIGKVAYKLELPSSMAQFHNVFHVSLLRKCIRNQDNVVPEPPSDLRENLTVEGRPVRIIGRKTKLEGRKNIRMIQVVWDCDGEEETTWEPEARMKAEFPKWFDKLTEDSGRKTRGRV from the exons ATGGCAAAAAGTAACCGTAACACAAGAAGGACTGTGAATGAGACCCCTGAGGGGTCTGCGAGCAACGTGGCCAGGAATGAAGCTGGTACGGAAGAGGCTCGGAATGCTGCCCAGAATGCAGCGAACTTGAACAATGCTGCAGCGGCTGGTGCTGCTGCTGGAGCTGCTGCTGCTCCGGTTGGATTGGAGGCCGTTTTGGCTATGTTGGCGCAAGTCTTGGCAAGACTGCCTGCAGCGGTGGCACCTCCAGTGGCTGCACCTGTTGCGGAGGAAGCGGAGAACGTGGTGCCTGATGGAGAAGAGGTGCACGTTGTTAGGAATCCGTCTTACCTCAAGGTTATGGACCACATGCAGAAACTGGGAACAAAGTTCTTTTTGGGTGGTTCCAAACCGAAGGAAGCAGATCAATGGATCGACAGGATAGGGCGGAACTTTAAGTCGATCCGTTGTCCTCTTGCTTACAAGAAGGACATTGCGGTCCACTACTTGGACGGTGATGCGCACACCTGGTGGCGAGGTGTAGCGGCTCGGATTGGTGCTGAGCATTGCACCTGGGCGAACTTTAAGACCGAATTCCGTGGGAAGTATTTTCCGCCGGAAGCATTTGACCAGCTCGAGGGAGCTTTTCTCAGACTGGAACAGGGATCCATGACTGTAAGAGAGTATGAAGCGGAATTCAACAGCCTCAAGAAGTATGCTGGGCGTGAGGCTGAGTCGGAAATCTCCTTGGTCCGCAAATTCATGCGCGGACTCAGGGTTGATCTCCGAACTCGTTGTAAGATCCGCAACTATGATACTGTGGCCGAATTGGTGGAAAAGGCCGCAGAACAGGAAGCTGGAATCAGTGAGGAAGCCAAGGTGTTTGGCACTGTGGCGCATGTCCATCCTGGTAAGCATGCGGGGAAGAATCAAAAGCCGGTGAAGGCTGGCTCTTCCAGCAAGCCGAATGCAACGGGTCGCAGTGCATGTTCGACTTGCGGGAAGATGCACTCTGGTGTCTGCCGTGCTGCTTCGGGAGCTTGTCACCGTTGTGGAAGTATGGATCACAAGGTGCGTGACTGTCCTGAGGAAGACCTAAGGCCGAAGAGCCAGAACAAGGGTGCTGGGGAACGTGTGTGTTACAACTGCGGTGAAGCGGGGCACTACAAGAATCAGTGTCCGAAGGACGCACAATTTGCTGGGAAGCGTCCGAGCGATGGACCTTTGCCTGCTGCAAAGAGGCAGGCCATCATGCCGCGGGTGTACACAATCAGTGATGAGTCAATGAACCCAAGCACGTCTCATCCGATCACTGGTGAGTCATCCTATCTCTCACCTTT TGTTCAGGGTGAATATGTAGGGACCTTAGTCATGGGTAGAGTGGCAACCCATGTTCTgtttgattctggtgcatctcactGCTTTGTGCAACCCGAGATGATTGGAATTGGGGAATTCCTGAaagaaccagaagaagaagtaagagtGGTTCGGGCAGCTGGTGGGCAGATCATGTACACTTCAGGGAAAATCCGAAACGTCTCTGTGATGATCGGAGGAGTGAACATGCCAGCCGACTTGGTCGTTTGCCCAGTGAAATCATACGATGTGatccttggaatggattggCTGAGTAAATACAAGGCACATCTTGATTGTCATCGAGGCCGAGTTCAGTTTGAGATAGGCAATGGAAAGCTTGTCTATCAAGGGGTCAGACCGACCAACGGGAGTCTGATCATTTCAGCACTTCAAGCAGAAAGAATGCTGAAAAAAGGATGTGAGGCCTATCTGGCTTCAATCACAACTGTGGAAGTCGGACCTGATCCTGAGTTGGAAGGGATTCCGATTGTAAAGGAGTATGATGACGTGTTCGAATCCTTGATAGGATTACCACCGGACCGTGCTGATCCTTTCACGATTGAGCTTGAGCCGGGCACAAAGCCAATCACGAAAGCTccgtaccggatggctccggcTGAAATGGCAGAACTTAAGAAACAGTTAGATGAACTGATGGAAAAAGGGTTTGTGCGCCCAAGCAGTTCACCTTGGGGCGCACCGGTTCTgttcgtgaagaagaaagatggtagcttcaggctATGCATCGACTACAGGGGGATTAACAGAGTTacagtgaagaacaagtaccctctTCCAAGGATAGACGAGTTATTGGACCAACTCCGAGGTGCTTCTTGtttctccaagattgatttaGCTTCGGGATACCATCAGATTCCGATTGCTGAAGAGGATGTCCGTAAGACAGCCTTCAGATCGAGATATGgccactacgagtttgtggtcatgccctTCGGATTAACCAACGCCCCTGCGGCctttatgaagatgatgaataacGTTTTCAGAGATTACCTGGATGAATTCGTTATAGTCTTCATAGACGACATCCTGATTTACTCAAAGAATCAGGAAGAGCACAAAGACCATCTGAGAAAAGTTTTAGATAGGCTGCGGGAACATAAGTTGTTCGCCAAGCTCAGCAAATGCAGCTTTTGGCAAAGAGAAATTGGTTTCTTGGGTCATGTAGTCTCGGACAAGGGAGTGTCTGTGGACCAAGGGAAGATCAAGGCCATTGCGGACTGGCCCAGACCAAGGAACGCAACAGAGATCAGGAGCTTTCTCGGACTGGCTGGATACTACCGACGGTTTGTTAAGGGATTTGCCAGCATGGCTCAACCGTTGACAAAGTTGACCGGGAAAGATGTTCAGTTTGTGTGGACAGAAGGCTGTGATGCGAGTTTCAGCAAACTCAAGGAGATGTTGACGACTACTCCAGTATTGGCTCTTCCTATGGACAATGAGCCATACGTAGTGTACACAGATGCATCCAAAGTTGGACTTGGGTGCGTACTGATGCAGCAAGGCAAAGTGATTGCGTATGCGTCTAGACAGCTAAGGAAACACGAAGGGAATTATCCAACACACGACTTAGAAATGGCTGCTGTCGTGTTCGCGCTGAAGATATGGCGGTCATATCTCTATGGTGCTAAGGTCCAAGTCttcacggaccataagagtttgAAGTATATCTTTACTCAACCAGAGCTGAACCTTAGACAGAGGCGTTGGATGGAACTGGTTGCGGATTACGACTTGGATATTGCCTACCATCCGGGAAAGGCGAATCTGGTcgcagatgccttgagccggAAGAGAGTAGCTTCGGCTTCAGAGAAAGACATGGAGGAACTGGTTCACATGGTTGGAACCTTACGATTAGCTGCCTTGACTGACGAATTGGAACCGTTGGGTCTTGGTGCAGCGGATCAGGCAGACTTGTTGTCCCGAGTTCGCCTTGCACAGGAAAAGGATGAAGATCTGATGAAAGCTTCCAAGAACGAGAAGACAGAGTATCAGACTTCAAACAATGGGACGATTCTGGTTAATGGCCGAGTGTGTGTTCCTAACGACATAGGATTGCGGGATGAGATCCTAAAGGAGGCACATCAGTCAAAGTTTTCGATACATCCAGGAGCCAATAAGATGTATCGAGACTTGAAGAGGTACTATCATTGGGTTGGAATGAAGCGTGATGTTGCAAAATGGGTAGCTGGGTGCCCAATCTGCCAAATGGTTAAGGCAGAAAATCAAGTTCCGAGTGGACTACTTCAGAGTTTACCCATCCCAGAATGGCCTTGGGATAAGATCACGATGGACTTCGTGACTGGCTTGCCAATGAGGAACGGCAAGGACTCTATCTGGGTGATAGTGGACAGATTGACCAAGTCCGCACACTTCTTGGCTATCAACAAAACAGACAATGCAGCGGTGCTAGCTAAGTTATACGTGGAACAGATCGTCAGACTTCATGGAGTTCCGGTAAGCATAGTGTCAGATCGAGACTCCAAATTTTATTCGGCTTTCTGGAGAGCTATGCAGAAGTCGATGGGGACCAAGGTCCATATGAGTACAGCGTATCATCCACAAACGGATGGACAATCAGAGAGAACAATCCGAACACTTGAAGACTTACTGCGATCTTGTGTTTTGGATTGGGGAGACAAATGGGATCAGTACTTGCATCTGGCAGAGTTTTCATACAACAACAGCTATCATGCAAGCATTGGAATGTCACCTTACGAGGcattgtacggacgtccgtgtaGGACACcactatgctggacccaagtgggggagcgcagcataTTTGGCCGAGATTTTGTAGAAGAGACAACTGAAAGAATCCGAGTCTTGAAACTGAAGATGAAAGAGTCTCAGGACAGACAGAAGAGTTATGCAGACAGACGCAGAAAAGACCTTGAGTTCGAAGTAGGGGACATGGTATATCTCAAAACCGTCACCTACAAAGGCAAGGATCGATCCTCAAAGAATGCCAAGCTGAGTCCAAGATACATGGGGCCGTACAAAATCCTGGAAAGGATAGGAAAGGTCGCCTACAAATTGGAACTGCCCTCATCGATGGCGCAGTTCCATAACGTGTTCCATGTATCCTTGCTGCGAAAATGCATAAGGAATCAAGACAATGTGGTTCCTGAACCACCATCTGACTTGAGAGAGAACCTTACTGTGGAGGGACGACCAGTCCGGATCATTGGtagaaaaacaaaacttgaaGGGAGAAAGAATATCAGAATGATCCAAGTCGTTTGGGACTGCGATGGAGAGGAAGAAACGACTTGGGAGCCAGAGGCGAGAATGAAAGCTGAATTTCCAAAGTGGTTTGACAAACTCACGGAAGATTCAGGAAGAAAGACTCGAGGACGAGTCTGA